TGGGCATACGCAGTTCACACGGATATTGTGCGGGCCATGATCGATCGCCATAGCCCGGGTAAGATTCAGCACGCCGCCCTTGGCCGCGCAGTAGGAAGCCGCACGCGCACCACCCTTCAGCGACCAGCCGGACGCGGTGTTGATCACTGCGCCTCCGCCGGCCTGGATCATGTGCGGAATCACGTGATGCGAGAGCGTATAGATGCCCTTGAGCGTCACGTCCAGCGCAAGATCCCACTCAGCCTCCTCCAGATCTACTACCGATTTGCGAATCGCGACACCAGCGTTGTTGCAGAGTATGTCAATCTTTCCGAACGATTGGATGACGCTTTCGGTTGCTGCTTTACATGCAGCAACCGATCGCACATCACACTCGATGAAGCGGGCGTTTTTCCCCGCGTCTCTAAGTTCCGATGCAGCCGCCTCGCCATTGGTTCTGTTGATATCGAGAACAGCTACCGCGGCGCCCATCTCCGCCAGGCGCGTACAGATAGCCCGGCCAATGCCCGATCCTCCGCCTGTCACTACCCCAACCTTCCCTTCGAGGGAAAGTAACTCGCTTGCCCGATCTTTCATTTCCATGAAGCTTCCTGTCCTTTACTTGCCGCCGCAGTCCGGCAGCGCAGATTAAAAACCGATAGCCCGTAGAGCGCGTTCCGCCGCATCGAGTGTGAGGGATACATCCTCTTCGGTATGAGCAACGGTCGCGTTGAAGTGCAGCGTAGGTGCGGGCGTCATGTAGATTCCCGATTCGAGCATCTTCTGTACAAATCGGCGATAGAGGCTCTGGTCCACGTGGCCGCAGTACTCGCGATAATTCGAAATCGATGACCGCTCCGTGAACATGATCTGAAAGAGCGGCCCTACACGCTGAACGATCGCTGGAACGGACATCCGCGTGAATAGACCGCTCAAGCCATCGCACATCGCTTCTGCAATCGACAGAGAGTGTTTGATGGCTTCACCGTCGTTGGCGGTCAGCTTTTTCAGATTTGCGCGAGCAGCGAATAACCCAATGCGCGATCCATTTTGCGTTCCATAATGCAGCACGCCACCCCAGCCGAGAGCATTCATAATCTCCGCCCTGCCGACGACAGCCGCAACCGGCAATCCGCACCCCAGAGCTTTCCCCAAAGTGGAGATATCCGGCGACAGCCCGTAATATTCCTGGCAGCCGCCCGCAGACACGCGAAACCCCGTAACCGTCTCGTCCAGAACGAAGAGGATCCCGTTTTTTCTGGCGAGCTTTTCAACCGATTTTAGATAGCCAGCGGCCTGGGGAATCACACCCATGTTGCTCATGACGCCCTCGGTGAGAATCGCAGCAATCTGGCCCGGGTGGTTCGCAATCGCTCTCTCCAGAGCCGGCAGATCGTTCCATGGAACAACGATCGTGTCGTCCTGGGCGTGCCGGTTCAACCCTGAACTGTCGGGTATTTTGACGGGATCGGAAGGAAGGCCCAGAGCATGAACGGGCATGGGATGGGAGTTGAGGAGAACATCGTCCCACCACCCGTGATAGTGGCCCTCGAACTTCACGATCTTCGCGCGTCCCGTGTAACCGCGAGCCAATCGCATCGCAGCCATCACAGATTCGGTGCCGGTATTGGTAAAGCGTACACGCTCCGCGGAGGGAACCAGCCGTTGAATCGCCTCCGCCAACTCAACTTCAATCTCAGTGGCAGTGGCAAAATGAGCTCCTGTGGTAGCCGCATGGTAAATCGCCTCGGTCACCGACGCATCGGCATGGCCGAGAGGAACCACTCCGAAACCCATCATCCAATCGACATATTCATTGCCATTCGCGTCCCATATGCGCGAGCCCTTTCCGGATTGCATGTAGAGCGGATACTTGCCGTAATTGGCCGGTCCCCGCGAAGGCGAACTACTGCCTTCGATCAACAGCTCGAGCGAGCGCTGATAGAGGTCCTTCGACTTCCCGGTGTCCAGCGCAGCATTGCAGTTGTCTATCTGCGTGATCATCTCATCCTCACTCCCTGTTTTTCTGCATAGGCACGGAAACGCGCCGCGAGCTCTCTGGCCTGCTCGTGAACATCCCGAATGGTGACTCGGTCTGGGGCATAGCCAATAAGGTCGCGCAACACTTTGGCGCCCTCTTCGCCGATGACCGCTGTCCCGTCTTTGCGGATCTCCTGTATCCCGTCAAAACGGTGGGATGCTTCGTTGATGGCAAGAGCGGTGTCTTGGGAAATTGGTCCCAGGTCCAGCGAGATTCCGCCGCGGTCCACAGATACCGGATACCCTCCAGCGAGCCCCGATGGCCCGGGCACATGCAGGCGAGTAGGCGTTTCACCTTGCAGCGCAAGAATCAACCGCACGGTTGCGCTCGCAGTTAGAAAATGTGTCGCAGGCCCGGTTGGCACAGTAAACCGAGAAAAGAGGAGTGACCGGCAGTCCAACTCATCGGTGATCTCTCTTCCTCTGCATTGAATTTTGAGAAGAAATGGCGGCAACTCCTCATTGAGCTCCGGAGATCGTTCGCGAAACACATATCTCTCCAGGGCATGATGCGCAACCAGGGAAACCTGCACGTCGCCCGTTGGAGCCTGCAATGCCTCCGCTGCAAGCTGCTGCACCTTCGTAGCCATCTCCGCTACATTGCCAATGCCGCAGGTCGGCGCCAGGCCAACTCTGCCGAGCATGCAGTTCACCACATCCGGATAAGGCGCGGTAATGGTGAATCCCGTGTGGCCCGACATCTTCACCGCTCGCATCAACTCCAAAGTTGGCGCAAGATGCACCGGGAGCCAGACGCCAAAGCCCGCGCCCCGCACCAGCAACGCCTGCTCAGGTGGCAGCAGGTCCGGCAGCCACCAGGTGCTCATCGTGGCAGTGCTGAAGAGGATTGTCGGTTTTTCCCGGTGGATGGTCTCCGCCGTCTGCTGGATCTGTTCGAGATTTAAGGGAACGACGCGAACCACCGGATTGCATCCTTGCGCCAGCGCTCCCAGGCGAAGAAGACGGCAGCGGGATTCTGCCTGCTCCGGATTCCGCGAGCCGACCACTATCTCGATTGGGACAGGAATTCGAGCCAACAGCTCAAGAACAATACTTCCCAGATCGCCCAGACCGATCAACATCAGCTTCGTATTCGGCACAACCTCCACGGTCCAGTTCTCCTCTATCTTGCGCGAATTGGCGCTTCAGTCGGTGGCGTCAGTCCAGCTTCGATGACGCTGAGGAAGCCCATCAGTGCTCCCCAGGAATGGAACCGATCGCTCGACAAGCGAGGGTCCTCCCCACTTCCTGAAATCGAAGAGTAATTCTCACAGATCAGACCGTCCTTGCGCCATTGCTGGAGAAACATCTCCCGCGAACTCTCGGCCAGAGCCTTTCTTTCCTTCTCGAAGCCGTACTCCCGCAGGCCGAGATAGACGAGAAAATTCAACGGAGGCCAGACAGCTCCTTTCCAATATCGCTGCGCAGGAAAGGAGGGGTCGTTGCGAGCTGCCGACGGCAGCATGAACTCCCCATAGAACTCGGCAGGATTCATGTAGTGGTCCTGAATCATACGCCTCGCCTTGTCCTTATCCGGTATTCCGGCAAGCAAGGGATAAAACATCGTTGGAGAGAGCCGATGGGACAGCTCGCCCGTATCCGTCCGACGATTCAAATAGAGGGAACTCTTTGCGTCCCAGAGCGAGGCCATCGCCGTGGAGACCTTAACTCCCCTGGCATTCAACTCCTCCGCTTCCTCTTTGCGGCCGAGCAGAGTGGCAATCTCCTCCAGCGCCTCGCAGTCTGCGACATACAGACTGTTGAGCCCAACGTCCTGAAGCTCCAGCACGCCGCGCGATGCATTGAATGGAACTCCTTCGTACATCGGCGAGTCGTCCATGCCGGATTCGTAACCAGCAGTGATCGCGCTGTGCGCATCCGGGTCCCCGTAGGGATTCTGTGCCACACTTGACCCGTAGCTTAGCAAGCCGCCGTTGAAGCGATCCTTGAACCACCATCGGTTCCAGCGCAGAAGATCGTCGAAGGAAGCCTCCAGCAGCCATCTCTCTGGATATCGCTTATAGATCTCCTTCAGCATGAGCGCCCCCACAGGGGGCTGGGAATGGTCCCATGACTTGGTCCCATTGCCCCGGTCGTCGTTTGGGATGAACCCATCGTCCGTCATACTGCGAAGATGTTCGAGGAAATTCGCGTAGGCCAGATCGCGGCTGTAAAGAGAAGCCATGTACGAAAGAAAAAAATTATCCCATCCGAACAGGCAAAACCCGCCATACTCTTCGTTCCATAGCCTGCCTACCGTCGAGACGACGCGATCATATTTGGGCTCGTAAATGGTGTTCCACGCCAGTCCAGATTCCACCGCCAGGTAGGTCTCCGCCAACGATCCACTGAAGGCTGCCCGGCTCTCCACCTCGTGCCGTTTGTGCGCAATCAAGCGCTGCATCTCCTCCACTGAGCGAGGTTTGGAGGTGCTCACTCCGATCGGCGCATTCAGCAGAACCGCGATGTAGGGCGTCCGGGAAGGAACACACGGATCCTCTACCTCGGTTCCTGTAACGTAAAACTCCACGTTGCGCGTGGATAGCTCTCCTTGCAGCGACCGCTCACTCCGAGAGAGCAATCCGGCGCGATTCCAGAGCATCCCAATTTGCACAACTGCTGTTACAGGATGCGCCGGACGCTTCAGCGGAGAGACCAGCATCACAAGTTCCCCTCCGTCAGCCGCGGTTTCGATGCGTGCATCGACGTCACGCCAGTGCAGCTCAAATTCGCTGTAGCTTCCATCGAGAGCATGCAACCCGGGCCGGATTCGCTCGGCATTCGGGGTGGTGCGCCCGATTAGGGCAGTATCCAGATACTCATTGCCAATCCATGTTGTTTGCTTGAAACCAATCTGGACAGAGATTCCCTCGGGCAGCAGCACCTGCGAGAGAATATTGCGGCTATCCCAGGTTCCCCACCCCTTTGCCAGACGCTTCTTAGTTTGCAAGTATTCGGTGCGCTCATACGCCTTGGGCAGCGCCGCACCAAAGAGAACCGGGGGCATGCACGACAAAACAAGCATCACCCCCAGCATCTTCGTCAAACTGCTGTGGCGGCCAAAGATGCTGCGCGTGCCAACACCTGCGACGGCGCGCGCTTCACCAGTTAGAAAACGCGGTGACAGTCTCCTGGCGAGCCGCAGCGTGACATTGAATTTTCTTTCCGTCGTCATGATTCCTGCAGTCGCCACAAGCGTTGTGTTCCGGAGATCCCGTCGCGTTTATCTTCTTCCTGCCTTCTTGCGATAAGCGCGCCAGGTCATGGCCCACATCGAGGGATCTTCCAGAGGGGCCTGATCGTCGATCCGGTGCGTTGTGCTGTTGTGAGGCGCACGCTTCACCATCTCAGAATCCGAATATGCCTCGCCCGCAACTTTGCTGAGCACTTGTGCATATTCATCGAGCTCCCGTTGCGAGTACGATTCTGTCGGCTCAATCGTACATGGCTCGGGCACTACATGAGGATGATGACTGGTCCAGTAGTGCACGCCATAATCCGCAGCCCGGATTCCGATGTCGTGCGAACCGACGCCTGTAGCCTTCGTCAGCTTCTCCCAGCTATAGCGAACTTGCTCGATGCGATGTCGCCCCTCGGCAAACGGCGCGGTGAGCCCAGGAATCTTTAGAAGTTTCGACAGCATATAGTTGTTGTTGAGGACAGCAACCTTAGCCACCTCCAGCAAGCCCTTCGCTCCCAGACTCGCGGCCCACGCATAGGCTCTCAGAACATTCGAGGCGCAGCCATAGGTGAAGGAGACCTTCCCTATGCTCTCCGGCCTGTTCCAATCCAGGAAGTAGCGCGTGCCGTCAAATTCGACAGTCGGTGTCGGCAGAAAGGGCGCCAGCGCCGCAGTAACCCCAACGGGTCCGGAGCCTGGGCCTCCGCTGCCATGAGGAATCGAGAATGTCTTGTGCAGATTGAATTGACACAAATCGAATCCTGCCTCGCGGGCACGTGTGATTCCAAGGATCCCATTCGCATTCGCCTGGTCATAGCAACAGAGCCCGCCTGCGTCATGCACAATGCGCGTAAAGGTATCGATGTATGGATTGAAGATTCCAGTATCTTCAGGATTGGTGATGATCATCCCAGCCGTGCGTGAGGAGACGGCGGCTTCCAGCGCCTGCACCGTGGGATATCCGTTGGGACCAATGGGCAAGGTGATGACGTCAAACCCCGCCACGCGCGCGCAGGCCGCATCGGAAGGATGAGAGAACAGAGTGGTGATGATCTCCTTCCTCGTCTCGCCTTCGCCGCGCGACTCGTGATAGGCGCGGATCATGGCTGCATTGGTATAGATTCCCGCTGATCCCGAACGCGGCTGAAAGGAGAAGCGGTCGAGTCCCGACACTTGTTTCAGCACTTGCTCAAAACGGTAAATCGCGGCAAGCATGCCCTGCACGGTAGATTCCGGCTGGTATGGATGAAGAGCCGCAACTTCAGCGCAGCGCCCGAACTGCTCATTGACCTTGGGGCTGTACTTCATCGTGCAGGTGCCTTGTCCAATATCGACATTCAAATCCGCGCCGAGATTCTCCTGCGAGAGGCGCAGATAATGCCTCACCACCTGCGGCTCCGGAAGCTCTGGCAGTCCGAGCGGAGAGCTCCTGAGCA
This DNA window, taken from Acidisarcina sp., encodes the following:
- a CDS encoding SDR family oxidoreductase; the encoded protein is MEMKDRASELLSLEGKVGVVTGGGSGIGRAICTRLAEMGAAVAVLDINRTNGEAAASELRDAGKNARFIECDVRSVAACKAATESVIQSFGKIDILCNNAGVAIRKSVVDLEEAEWDLALDVTLKGIYTLSHHVIPHMIQAGGGAVINTASGWSLKGGARAASYCAAKGGVLNLTRAMAIDHGPHNIRVNCVCPGDTDTPMLRSECQQLGEDREQFMREAANRPLARLGTPEDVANAVLYLASPMASWVTGAYLIVDGGGLA
- a CDS encoding aspartate aminotransferase family protein translates to MITQIDNCNAALDTGKSKDLYQRSLELLIEGSSSPSRGPANYGKYPLYMQSGKGSRIWDANGNEYVDWMMGFGVVPLGHADASVTEAIYHAATTGAHFATATEIEVELAEAIQRLVPSAERVRFTNTGTESVMAAMRLARGYTGRAKIVKFEGHYHGWWDDVLLNSHPMPVHALGLPSDPVKIPDSSGLNRHAQDDTIVVPWNDLPALERAIANHPGQIAAILTEGVMSNMGVIPQAAGYLKSVEKLARKNGILFVLDETVTGFRVSAGGCQEYYGLSPDISTLGKALGCGLPVAAVVGRAEIMNALGWGGVLHYGTQNGSRIGLFAARANLKKLTANDGEAIKHSLSIAEAMCDGLSGLFTRMSVPAIVQRVGPLFQIMFTERSSISNYREYCGHVDQSLYRRFVQKMLESGIYMTPAPTLHFNATVAHTEEDVSLTLDAAERALRAIGF
- a CDS encoding trehalase family glycosidase, whose product is MTTERKFNVTLRLARRLSPRFLTGEARAVAGVGTRSIFGRHSSLTKMLGVMLVLSCMPPVLFGAALPKAYERTEYLQTKKRLAKGWGTWDSRNILSQVLLPEGISVQIGFKQTTWIGNEYLDTALIGRTTPNAERIRPGLHALDGSYSEFELHWRDVDARIETAADGGELVMLVSPLKRPAHPVTAVVQIGMLWNRAGLLSRSERSLQGELSTRNVEFYVTGTEVEDPCVPSRTPYIAVLLNAPIGVSTSKPRSVEEMQRLIAHKRHEVESRAAFSGSLAETYLAVESGLAWNTIYEPKYDRVVSTVGRLWNEEYGGFCLFGWDNFFLSYMASLYSRDLAYANFLEHLRSMTDDGFIPNDDRGNGTKSWDHSQPPVGALMLKEIYKRYPERWLLEASFDDLLRWNRWWFKDRFNGGLLSYGSSVAQNPYGDPDAHSAITAGYESGMDDSPMYEGVPFNASRGVLELQDVGLNSLYVADCEALEEIATLLGRKEEAEELNARGVKVSTAMASLWDAKSSLYLNRRTDTGELSHRLSPTMFYPLLAGIPDKDKARRMIQDHYMNPAEFYGEFMLPSAARNDPSFPAQRYWKGAVWPPLNFLVYLGLREYGFEKERKALAESSREMFLQQWRKDGLICENYSSISGSGEDPRLSSDRFHSWGALMGFLSVIEAGLTPPTEAPIRAR
- the gcvPB gene encoding aminomethyl-transferring glycine dehydrogenase subunit GcvPB; its protein translation is MQDITSKRQANGKPRLRRFHQAQWDEPIIFELSDAGSRGALLPEVEEEIRSEVGTIESAIPPSMLRSSPLGLPELPEPQVVRHYLRLSQENLGADLNVDIGQGTCTMKYSPKVNEQFGRCAEVAALHPYQPESTVQGMLAAIYRFEQVLKQVSGLDRFSFQPRSGSAGIYTNAAMIRAYHESRGEGETRKEIITTLFSHPSDAACARVAGFDVITLPIGPNGYPTVQALEAAVSSRTAGMIITNPEDTGIFNPYIDTFTRIVHDAGGLCCYDQANANGILGITRAREAGFDLCQFNLHKTFSIPHGSGGPGSGPVGVTAALAPFLPTPTVEFDGTRYFLDWNRPESIGKVSFTYGCASNVLRAYAWAASLGAKGLLEVAKVAVLNNNYMLSKLLKIPGLTAPFAEGRHRIEQVRYSWEKLTKATGVGSHDIGIRAADYGVHYWTSHHPHVVPEPCTIEPTESYSQRELDEYAQVLSKVAGEAYSDSEMVKRAPHNSTTHRIDDQAPLEDPSMWAMTWRAYRKKAGRR